A section of the Streptomyces sp. V3I8 genome encodes:
- a CDS encoding DUF3566 domain-containing protein, with translation MSGATGAGSTDTGTDGGRGSATEATDSHDSHGSQGGTVTDTRGPQTPQYAAGAAPGSKVPPGPTASSGAAVPSGAAAPQAPGSPLPGERQPQQAGQPYHPPQAYPAHTAPAAGATVRRPRTGARTVPRTRKARLRVAKVDPWSVMKVSFLLSIALGICTIVAAAVLWMVMDAMGVFSTVGGTISEATGSNESNGFDLQSFLSLPRVLIFTSVIAVIDVVLATALATLGAFIYNLSAGFVGGVELTLAEDE, from the coding sequence GTGAGCGGAGCCACGGGCGCCGGTTCGACCGATACGGGAACGGACGGCGGCCGTGGCTCCGCCACGGAGGCGACCGACTCCCATGATTCTCATGGATCCCAGGGGGGAACTGTGACGGACACCCGAGGCCCACAGACGCCGCAGTACGCGGCCGGTGCGGCCCCAGGCTCGAAGGTGCCTCCGGGCCCGACGGCATCTTCGGGCGCGGCGGTGCCTTCGGGTGCCGCCGCGCCGCAGGCTCCGGGCTCGCCCCTGCCGGGTGAGCGGCAGCCGCAGCAGGCCGGGCAGCCGTACCACCCGCCGCAGGCGTACCCGGCGCACACGGCGCCCGCCGCCGGCGCCACGGTCCGCAGGCCGCGCACCGGGGCGCGCACCGTGCCCCGTACGCGCAAGGCACGGCTGCGGGTGGCCAAGGTCGACCCCTGGTCGGTGATGAAGGTCAGCTTCCTGCTCTCCATCGCGCTCGGCATCTGCACGATCGTCGCGGCCGCGGTGCTGTGGATGGTCATGGACGCCATGGGCGTGTTCTCCACCGTGGGCGGCACGATCTCCGAGGCGACCGGCTCGAACGAGTCGAACGGTTTCGACCTGCAGTCGTTCCTGTCGCTGCCGCGCGTGCTCATCTTCACGTCGGTCATCGCCGTCATCGACGTCGTCCTCGCGACCGCGCTCGCCACCCTGGGAGCGTTCATCTACAACCTCTCCGCGGGCTTCGTGGGCGGTGTCGAGCTCACGCTCGCCGAGGACGAGTAA
- a CDS encoding VOC family protein yields the protein MTLEWEQVIVHAVDPAALGQWWAEALGWVVVHSSDDEFEIRPAPDRLPGLDFVRVDENKKAKSRLHLDFRPDDQAAEVARLEAHGAKRVDIGQGDQSWVVMADPEDNEFCVLGQRRQ from the coding sequence ATGACCTTGGAATGGGAACAGGTAATCGTGCACGCGGTGGATCCGGCGGCCCTGGGGCAGTGGTGGGCCGAAGCCCTCGGCTGGGTCGTGGTCCACTCCTCCGACGACGAGTTCGAGATCCGGCCCGCGCCGGACCGCCTGCCGGGACTGGATTTCGTGCGGGTCGACGAGAACAAGAAGGCCAAGAGCCGGCTGCACCTCGACTTCAGGCCCGACGACCAGGCCGCCGAGGTGGCCCGCCTCGAGGCGCACGGCGCGAAGCGTGTCGACATCGGCCAGGGCGACCAGTCGTGGGTCGTCATGGCGGACCCGGAGGACAACGAGTTCTGTGTCCTTGGTCAACGGCGTCAGTGA
- a CDS encoding DUF6344 domain-containing protein: MTRNPVRNLWAAFVSAFLTLCTSLGLITTTAVATAVAAVPEAPAARNLNTPQNTTAQEEPIRVRARADSLPPTMKQRIHAEAHGSSPSCRHRQRTDTVAPDTAAPQDTTASQHSAPAPGAVRTTTDIMADTTAKTAVDTATAAAVHGGGMTPVAPAAEPGGELPARTPAATCSPALPAADATPVTAVTPARADAPAALLLPSQSSAPAPAQPPAPASASVSDPARVLAGAGTAARG; the protein is encoded by the coding sequence ATGACCCGCAACCCGGTCAGGAACCTGTGGGCCGCGTTCGTCAGCGCCTTCCTCACGCTGTGCACGTCGCTCGGACTGATCACGACGACCGCCGTCGCCACCGCTGTCGCCGCCGTACCCGAGGCTCCGGCAGCCCGCAACCTCAACACTCCGCAGAACACGACGGCGCAGGAGGAGCCCATCCGGGTCCGGGCCCGGGCGGACTCGCTGCCACCAACGATGAAGCAGCGCATCCACGCCGAGGCGCACGGCTCCTCACCGTCCTGCCGGCACCGGCAGAGGACAGACACCGTGGCCCCGGACACCGCAGCCCCACAGGACACCACGGCCTCTCAGCACAGTGCCCCGGCTCCTGGAGCCGTCCGCACCACGACGGACATCATGGCGGACACCACGGCGAAAACCGCGGTGGACACCGCAACGGCAGCGGCCGTCCACGGCGGCGGCATGACCCCGGTCGCGCCCGCCGCGGAACCCGGCGGCGAACTCCCGGCCCGTACACCGGCCGCCACGTGCTCGCCCGCCCTGCCTGCCGCTGACGCCACACCGGTCACGGCCGTCACTCCTGCCAGGGCGGACGCACCCGCCGCCCTCCTGCTTCCCTCGCAGTCCTCGGCCCCGGCCCCGGCCCAGCCGCCGGCACCGGCCTCCGCGTCGGTCTCCGACCCGGCTCGGGTCCTGGCCGGTGCCGGCACCGCGGCCCGGGGATGA
- a CDS encoding DLW-39 family protein, whose protein sequence is MKKLLVVALAAIGGLLVYRQIQADRAEQDLWTEATDSVPTGS, encoded by the coding sequence GTGAAGAAGCTTCTTGTGGTCGCACTGGCCGCCATCGGCGGGCTCCTCGTGTACCGCCAGATCCAGGCGGATCGCGCCGAGCAGGATCTGTGGACGGAGGCGACCGACTCCGTACCCACGGGTTCGTGA
- a CDS encoding serine/threonine-protein kinase: protein MGEVFAGRYELVDPIGRGGVGAVWRAWDHRRRRYVAAKVLQQSDAHSLLRFVREQAVRIDHPHVLAPASWAADDDKVLFTMDLVGGGSLVHLIGDYGPLPPSFVCTLLDQLLAGLAAVHAEGIVHRDIKPANILLEATGTGRPRLRLSDFGISMRLGEPRLTETNYVVGTPGYFAPEQMLGADPDFPADLFAVGLVALYLLEGARPDAKALIEHFAAHGTPSAPKGIPEPLWQVVASLLEPDPQARFRTATGARKALVAARELLPDPGPDDELIEIFDQLGPLPAGFGPAGPHAPAPTPGRTDEPGRGHSQERGHGQERGQEQGHETVPRRPVPGASPQAGAVFQDQGQGPGPGPDADSDSDSDPNPAAEAVTGAARPAAPAGGPVSRRPPKASGTGSDTGSDTGSFHLPPPLRTPAPPAPRELPRSSHAPALPHEPTHVPSPQTPYPPVPYPPASAPPLQTQQPQEPYQPQELQEPQELQELRRHDVASTASYTARNIQDPPQPQPVARHRGRRARRRPGPPMAVTVPVLLLALVCFAVGFWALTQV from the coding sequence ATGGGTGAGGTCTTCGCCGGCCGGTACGAACTGGTCGACCCGATCGGGCGCGGGGGAGTCGGTGCGGTCTGGCGCGCCTGGGACCACCGGCGGCGCCGGTACGTGGCCGCCAAGGTGCTCCAGCAGAGCGACGCCCACTCGCTGCTGCGGTTCGTGCGCGAGCAGGCGGTGCGGATCGACCACCCCCATGTGCTCGCTCCCGCCAGCTGGGCCGCCGACGACGACAAGGTCCTGTTCACCATGGACCTCGTCGGTGGGGGCTCGCTGGTCCACCTGATCGGGGACTACGGCCCCCTGCCACCGTCCTTCGTCTGCACCCTGCTCGACCAGTTGCTGGCGGGCCTCGCCGCGGTGCACGCGGAGGGGATCGTGCACCGTGACATCAAACCCGCCAACATCCTGCTGGAGGCGACCGGCACGGGGCGCCCCCGGCTGCGGCTCTCCGACTTCGGCATCTCGATGCGTCTCGGCGAGCCACGGCTCACGGAGACCAACTACGTGGTGGGTACGCCCGGTTATTTCGCGCCGGAGCAGATGCTCGGCGCCGACCCGGACTTCCCCGCCGACCTCTTCGCCGTGGGCCTGGTGGCGCTCTACCTCCTGGAGGGCGCCAGACCCGACGCCAAGGCGCTGATCGAGCACTTCGCCGCCCATGGCACCCCGAGCGCCCCCAAGGGGATTCCCGAGCCCCTCTGGCAGGTCGTGGCCTCTCTGCTCGAACCTGATCCGCAGGCTCGCTTCCGCACCGCCACAGGGGCACGCAAGGCGCTCGTCGCGGCCCGGGAACTCCTCCCCGATCCCGGTCCCGACGACGAGCTGATCGAGATCTTCGACCAACTGGGCCCGCTTCCGGCGGGGTTCGGCCCCGCGGGCCCTCACGCGCCCGCGCCGACTCCCGGCCGGACCGACGAGCCGGGGCGGGGACACAGCCAGGAGCGGGGCCACGGACAGGAGCGGGGACAGGAACAAGGGCACGAAACTGTGCCCCGTCGCCCGGTCCCGGGAGCCTCCCCGCAGGCAGGCGCGGTCTTCCAAGACCAAGGCCAAGGCCCGGGCCCGGGCCCGGATGCAGACTCGGACTCGGACTCGGATCCGAACCCGGCCGCGGAGGCTGTGACAGGCGCCGCTCGACCGGCGGCACCGGCCGGCGGCCCCGTCTCCCGGCGTCCCCCCAAGGCGTCGGGCACGGGATCGGACACAGGGTCGGACACGGGCAGCTTCCACCTGCCGCCCCCGCTCCGGACCCCCGCTCCCCCCGCCCCACGCGAACTCCCCCGCTCCTCCCACGCCCCGGCGCTCCCGCACGAACCCACGCACGTGCCCTCGCCCCAGACCCCGTACCCACCGGTCCCGTACCCGCCGGCCTCGGCGCCTCCGCTCCAGACTCAGCAACCCCAAGAGCCCTATCAGCCCCAAGAGCTCCAAGAACCTCAAGAGCTCCAAGAGCTCCGACGACATGACGTGGCCTCCACCGCCTCGTACACCGCTCGGAACATCCAGGATCCGCCTCAGCCCCAGCCGGTCGCGCGGCACCGTGGCAGGCGGGCGCGGCGGCGGCCCGGGCCGCCCATGGCGGTGACGGTCCCGGTGCTCCTGCTCGCGCTGGTCTGCTTCGCGGTCGGTTTCTGGGCACTCACCCAGGTCTGA
- a CDS encoding DNA-binding protein, whose translation MDAAQQEATARARELQRNWYGEPLGALFRRLIDDLGLNQARLAGVLGLSAPMLSQLMSGQRAKIGNPAVVQRVQLLQDLAGQAADGSVSAAEATERMDEIKKSQGGSVLSNTTQSTTTSGGAPTVKRVVREIQSLLRSVSAAGDIIEAADTLAPTHPELAEFLRVYGAGRTSDAVAHYQSHQN comes from the coding sequence ATGGACGCCGCACAGCAAGAAGCAACCGCGAGAGCCCGGGAGCTGCAGCGGAACTGGTACGGGGAGCCGCTGGGGGCGCTCTTCCGCAGGCTCATAGACGACCTGGGTCTCAACCAGGCCCGTCTGGCGGGGGTGCTGGGGCTGTCGGCGCCCATGCTGTCGCAGCTGATGAGCGGCCAGCGCGCCAAGATCGGCAATCCCGCGGTGGTCCAGCGCGTACAGCTGCTGCAGGATCTGGCCGGTCAGGCCGCGGACGGCAGTGTGAGCGCCGCCGAGGCCACCGAACGCATGGACGAGATCAAGAAGTCGCAAGGGGGCTCGGTGCTCAGCAACACCACGCAGTCGACCACCACTTCGGGCGGGGCGCCCACGGTGAAGCGCGTGGTGCGTGAGATCCAGTCACTGCTGCGCTCGGTGTCCGCGGCGGGGGACATCATCGAGGCGGCGGACACCCTCGCCCCGACCCACCCGGAACTGGCAGAGTTCCTCCGGGTGTACGGAGCCGGGCGCACCTCCGACGCGGTCGCCCACTACCAGTCCCACCAGAACTGA
- a CDS encoding DUF5324 family protein, which translates to MTRKDSVRAAAESAKDSVRHAAEVVAPYADTTKDRATHYAHEARVKLAPKVSSAAEQARTQYDAHLAPRIGQALTHVPPKVDQTAHEAAVRTRKAARQAAEYSRPKIEQARAAAGPARAEAASRSAAALAALRGQVSAKEIEKLVRKHERRARAGRLTKRLAVLGILAGGAFAAWKWWDKQANPDWLVEPPAATEVPETSRLAAVDGSGQEDLDPEVQAKQAETEAANQQERG; encoded by the coding sequence GTGACCCGCAAGGACAGCGTGCGCGCGGCGGCCGAGTCGGCGAAGGACAGCGTGCGGCACGCCGCGGAAGTGGTGGCGCCCTACGCCGACACGACAAAGGACCGAGCCACCCACTACGCGCACGAAGCGCGTGTGAAGCTCGCGCCCAAGGTGTCGTCCGCCGCTGAACAGGCACGCACCCAGTACGACGCACATCTCGCACCACGCATCGGGCAGGCACTCACCCATGTGCCGCCGAAGGTCGACCAGACCGCGCACGAAGCCGCGGTCCGTACGCGCAAGGCCGCCCGGCAGGCCGCGGAGTACTCCCGTCCGAAGATCGAGCAGGCCCGGGCGGCGGCCGGACCCGCTCGCGCGGAGGCGGCCTCCCGCAGTGCGGCGGCCCTGGCGGCCCTGCGCGGTCAGGTCTCGGCCAAGGAGATCGAGAAGCTGGTCCGCAAGCACGAGCGGCGGGCCAGGGCCGGCCGCCTCACCAAGCGACTGGCCGTTCTGGGCATCCTGGCCGGTGGCGCCTTCGCCGCCTGGAAGTGGTGGGACAAGCAGGCCAACCCCGACTGGCTGGTCGAACCGCCCGCCGCCACGGAGGTGCCGGAGACCAGCCGTCTGGCCGCGGTCGACGGCAGCGGCCAGGAGGACCTCGACCCCGAGGTCCAGGCCAAGCAGGCCGAGACGGAAGCGGCGAACCAGCAGGAACGCGGCTGA
- a CDS encoding peptidylprolyl isomerase, whose product MAEQLYATLKTNHGDIEVRLLPNHAPKTVRNFVELATGEREWTNPATGAKSKDRLYDGTVFHRVISGFMIQGGDPLGNGTGGPGYEFEDEFHPDLAFDKPYLLAMANAGPGTNGSQFFITVSPTAWLTRKHTIFGEVTGAGQKIVDGIATVQTNPRTDRPVKDVVIESVVVETR is encoded by the coding sequence GTGGCCGAGCAGCTCTACGCCACCCTGAAGACCAATCACGGCGACATCGAAGTGCGGCTCCTGCCGAACCACGCGCCCAAAACGGTCCGCAACTTCGTCGAACTCGCCACGGGCGAGCGTGAGTGGACCAACCCGGCCACGGGTGCCAAGTCCAAGGACAGGCTCTACGACGGCACGGTCTTCCACCGGGTGATCAGCGGCTTCATGATCCAGGGCGGCGACCCGCTGGGCAACGGCACCGGCGGCCCCGGCTACGAGTTCGAGGACGAGTTCCACCCGGACCTGGCCTTCGACAAGCCGTACCTGCTGGCCATGGCGAACGCCGGCCCGGGCACCAACGGCTCCCAGTTCTTCATCACCGTCTCCCCGACGGCGTGGCTGACCCGCAAGCACACCATCTTCGGCGAGGTCACCGGGGCCGGCCAGAAGATCGTGGACGGCATCGCGACGGTGCAGACCAACCCGCGCACCGACCGCCCCGTCAAGGACGTCGTCATCGAGTCGGTCGTCGTGGAGACCCGCTGA
- a CDS encoding rhomboid family intramembrane serine protease, with protein sequence MDQAPGSPQGPQDAPSLPTCYRHPDRETGIRCVRCERPICPECMISASVGFQCPECVRDGSGTGHAAGAAQPRTIAGGTIAADPRLFTKILVGLNIALFLVQLRAGDRFTNNFFLIGQAPLPGLEGLQGVAEGQWYRLVTAMFLHDSHSYFHILFNMVSLWWIGGPLEAALGRARYLALYMVSGLAGSALTYLLAAPNQPSLGASGAIFGLFGATAVLMRRLNYDMRPVIALLVINLILTFGWSNIAWQAHIGGLVGGVLVGYAMVHAPRERRALIQYGACALVLLAVVVMTLVRTGQLT encoded by the coding sequence ATGGATCAGGCGCCAGGCAGCCCGCAGGGACCGCAGGATGCCCCGAGTCTGCCCACCTGCTACCGGCACCCGGACCGGGAGACCGGCATCCGCTGCGTCCGGTGCGAGCGGCCCATCTGTCCGGAGTGCATGATCAGCGCCTCGGTCGGCTTCCAGTGCCCCGAGTGTGTCCGGGACGGTTCCGGCACGGGCCACGCGGCCGGCGCCGCACAGCCCCGCACCATCGCGGGCGGCACGATCGCCGCGGACCCCCGCCTCTTCACCAAGATCCTCGTCGGGCTCAACATCGCCCTCTTCCTGGTCCAGCTGCGCGCGGGCGACCGCTTCACAAACAACTTCTTCCTGATCGGCCAGGCGCCCCTGCCGGGCCTCGAAGGTCTCCAGGGAGTCGCCGAGGGCCAGTGGTACCGGCTGGTCACGGCGATGTTCCTGCACGACAGCCACAGCTACTTCCACATCCTCTTCAACATGGTCAGCCTGTGGTGGATCGGCGGCCCGCTGGAGGCGGCGCTCGGCCGCGCCCGCTATCTCGCCCTGTACATGGTCTCCGGTCTCGCGGGCAGCGCGCTCACGTATCTGCTGGCCGCGCCGAACCAGCCCTCGCTCGGTGCCTCCGGTGCGATCTTCGGCCTCTTCGGCGCGACCGCCGTCCTGATGCGCCGGCTCAACTACGACATGCGCCCGGTCATCGCCCTGCTGGTGATCAACCTGATCCTCACCTTCGGGTGGAGCAACATCGCCTGGCAGGCCCACATCGGCGGGCTCGTCGGCGGTGTCCTCGTCGGGTACGCGATGGTCCACGCGCCCCGGGAGCGACGGGCGCTGATCCAGTACGGCGCGTGTGCGCTGGTGCTGCTCGCGGTGGTGGTCATGACACTCGTCAGGACGGGTCAGCTCACCTGA
- the crgA gene encoding cell division protein CrgA, whose product MPKSRIRKKADYTPPPAKQATNINLNSRAWVAPVMLALFLIGLAWIVVFYVTDGSLPIDSLGNWNIVVGFGFIAAGFGVSTQWK is encoded by the coding sequence GTGCCGAAGTCACGTATCCGCAAGAAGGCCGACTACACGCCGCCCCCGGCGAAGCAGGCGACCAACATCAATCTGAACAGCCGTGCCTGGGTCGCCCCGGTCATGCTGGCCCTGTTCCTCATCGGCCTGGCCTGGATCGTGGTGTTCTACGTGACGGACGGTTCCCTGCCGATCGACTCGCTGGGCAACTGGAACATCGTGGTCGGCTTCGGTTTCATCGCGGCGGGCTTCGGCGTCTCCACACAGTGGAAGTAA
- a CDS encoding DUF881 domain-containing protein, with the protein MSNSADSPQPGSDSPRQGSGPGRNGRFRPVRLLTVAVFALAGLIFFTSFDTAKGTNIRTDASLLKLSDLIQERSHKNGQLDESNGSLRDDVETLAERDNGSTATEAAELAALEKNAGTQKLKGEALTVTLDDAPPNATAKLPGYPEPQPDYLVIHQQDLQAVVNALWQGGAEGIKVMDQRLISTSAVRCVGNTLILQGRVYSPPYRIQAVGDPEKLEKALTESPAIQNYMVYVNVYGLGWKVEENGRTTLPGYSGTVDLHHAEPVEP; encoded by the coding sequence TTGAGCAATTCTGCCGACTCTCCCCAGCCGGGTTCCGATTCCCCCCGGCAGGGTTCCGGTCCCGGCCGCAACGGGCGTTTCCGGCCGGTGCGGCTGCTGACCGTGGCCGTTTTCGCGCTGGCCGGACTGATCTTCTTCACCAGCTTCGACACGGCCAAGGGCACCAACATCCGTACGGACGCCTCGCTGCTGAAGCTCTCCGACCTCATCCAGGAGCGCAGCCACAAGAACGGGCAGCTCGACGAGAGCAACGGATCGCTGCGCGACGACGTGGAGACCCTCGCCGAGCGGGACAACGGCAGCACCGCGACCGAGGCGGCCGAACTCGCCGCCCTGGAGAAGAACGCGGGCACGCAGAAGCTCAAGGGCGAGGCTCTGACCGTCACCCTCGACGACGCCCCGCCGAACGCGACGGCCAAGCTCCCCGGCTACCCCGAGCCGCAGCCCGACTACCTGGTCATCCACCAGCAGGACCTGCAGGCCGTGGTCAACGCCCTGTGGCAGGGCGGAGCCGAGGGGATCAAGGTCATGGACCAGCGGCTGATCTCCACCAGCGCCGTCCGCTGCGTCGGCAACACCCTGATCCTCCAGGGCCGCGTCTACTCGCCCCCGTACAGGATCCAGGCGGTCGGGGACCCGGAAAAGCTGGAGAAGGCCCTCACGGAGTCCCCCGCCATCCAGAACTACATGGTGTACGTCAACGTCTACGGGCTCGGCTGGAAGGTCGAGGAGAACGGGAGGACGACGCTGCCCGGCTACTCGGGCACGGTGGACCTCCACCATGCCGAGCCCGTGGAACCGTAG
- a CDS encoding class E sortase — protein MSVRVVVRTFSELCVTVGTVIVLFVVYVLFWTGVKADTAMDDQIAQLEEQWAKGSVTAGPGEPGPARSQGAAPRKTAAYRDGRPFAVMYVPRLGSTWHKPVLEGTRTKTLKKGLGHYASTARLGERGNFAVAGHRRTYGDPFKDFPRLRRGDAVVLTDGTSWFTYRVDAGPYRTLPGDTAVVDPVPEKSGYTREGRYLTLTTCDPEWGHSHRLIVWAHLDGTQPVEAGKPAALRR, from the coding sequence GTGTCGGTACGGGTGGTCGTCAGGACGTTCAGCGAGCTGTGCGTCACGGTCGGCACCGTGATCGTGCTCTTCGTCGTGTACGTGCTGTTCTGGACGGGCGTGAAGGCCGACACCGCGATGGACGACCAGATCGCGCAGCTGGAGGAGCAGTGGGCGAAGGGCTCCGTGACCGCCGGTCCCGGCGAGCCGGGACCCGCGCGGAGCCAGGGGGCGGCTCCCCGGAAAACCGCCGCCTACAGGGACGGCAGGCCCTTCGCCGTGATGTACGTCCCCCGGCTCGGTTCCACCTGGCACAAGCCCGTGCTCGAGGGTACGAGGACGAAGACCCTGAAGAAGGGCCTGGGCCACTACGCGAGCACCGCGCGGCTCGGTGAGCGGGGGAACTTCGCCGTCGCCGGACACCGCCGGACCTACGGGGACCCGTTCAAGGACTTCCCCAGGTTGCGCCGGGGGGACGCGGTGGTGCTGACCGACGGCACGTCCTGGTTCACGTACCGCGTCGACGCCGGGCCGTACCGGACGCTGCCGGGTGACACCGCGGTCGTCGACCCCGTACCGGAGAAGTCCGGGTACACGCGAGAGGGCCGTTATCTGACGCTGACCACCTGTGACCCCGAATGGGGCCACAGTCACCGGCTGATCGTCTGGGCACATCTTGACGGAACCCAGCCCGTGGAGGCTGGGAAACCGGCGGCTCTACGCCGTTAG
- a CDS encoding aminodeoxychorismate/anthranilate synthase component II, which produces MTARILVVDNYDSFVFNLVQYLYQLGAECEVLRNDEVAMAHAQDGFDGVLLSPGPGTPEQAGVCVEMVRHCAATGVPVFGVCLGMQSIQVAYGGVVDRAPELLHGKTSLVEHVGGGVFAGLPSPFTATRYHSLAAEPTTVPADLEVTARTHDGIIMGLRHRELPVEGVQFHPESVLTEHGHHMLANWLTECGDQGAVTRSVGLAPVVGRVTA; this is translated from the coding sequence GTGACCGCGCGCATTCTCGTCGTCGACAACTACGACAGCTTCGTCTTCAACCTGGTCCAGTACCTCTACCAGCTCGGCGCCGAGTGCGAGGTGCTGCGCAACGACGAGGTGGCGATGGCGCACGCGCAGGACGGGTTCGACGGCGTGCTGCTGTCGCCCGGCCCCGGTACCCCCGAGCAGGCGGGGGTCTGCGTCGAGATGGTGCGGCACTGCGCCGCGACCGGGGTCCCCGTCTTCGGGGTCTGCCTCGGAATGCAGTCGATCCAGGTGGCGTACGGCGGCGTGGTGGACCGCGCGCCCGAGCTGCTGCACGGAAAGACCTCGCTCGTCGAGCACGTGGGTGGGGGCGTGTTCGCCGGGCTGCCGTCCCCGTTCACCGCCACCCGCTACCACTCGCTGGCCGCCGAGCCGACGACCGTGCCGGCCGATCTCGAGGTCACGGCCCGTACCCACGACGGGATCATCATGGGTCTGCGCCATCGTGAACTGCCGGTCGAGGGAGTGCAGTTCCACCCCGAGTCGGTACTGACCGAGCACGGTCACCACATGCTGGCCAACTGGCTGACCGAGTGCGGTGACCAGGGCGCCGTGACCAGGTCGGTGGGGCTCGCCCCGGTGGTGGGCAGGGTCACGGCGTGA
- a CDS encoding class E sortase, with protein sequence MDPQSAYTGSPRSYGQPQAAYPYETAHASAGAPAASVAPPSSEETVALRVADIGSATGPAASSAPSAPSAGSAAAPGAPGASGGRAARRKASRRHGRHGGTDAGEAHEAHGAHAAADTADAPVSRAAARRAAKARKPGAAVMASRVIGEVFITTGVLMLLFVTYQLYWTNIRAHAQADSEASSLQDDWASGKGKPGTFEPGQGFALLHIPKLDVVVPIAEGIDKKRVLDRGMVGHYAEEGVKTAMPDAKKGNFGLAGHRNTHGEPFRYINRLEPGDPIVVETQDKYFVYKMSSILPVTSPSNTAVLDEIPKGSTFRKAGRYITLTTCTPEFTSKYRMIVWGTMVEERPRDQGKPEALVG encoded by the coding sequence GTGGACCCGCAGTCCGCGTACACCGGGTCCCCGCGGTCGTACGGGCAACCGCAGGCGGCGTACCCGTACGAGACGGCCCACGCGTCCGCCGGGGCACCCGCCGCGTCCGTCGCGCCTCCGTCCTCCGAGGAGACGGTCGCGCTGCGTGTTGCCGACATCGGGTCCGCGACCGGTCCGGCGGCGTCCTCGGCGCCCTCAGCGCCTTCTGCGGGCTCCGCAGCGGCTCCCGGCGCTCCCGGTGCCTCCGGCGGCCGTGCGGCCCGGCGCAAGGCCTCCAGGCGCCATGGAAGGCACGGCGGGACCGACGCCGGCGAGGCGCACGAGGCGCACGGTGCACATGCGGCGGCCGACACGGCCGACGCGCCCGTCTCGCGCGCGGCGGCCAGGCGTGCGGCCAAGGCGCGCAAGCCCGGGGCGGCCGTGATGGCCAGCCGGGTGATCGGTGAGGTCTTCATCACGACCGGTGTGCTGATGCTGCTGTTCGTGACCTACCAGCTGTACTGGACGAACATCCGCGCCCACGCGCAGGCCGACAGCGAGGCGAGCAGCCTGCAGGACGACTGGGCGAGCGGCAAGGGGAAGCCGGGGACGTTCGAGCCCGGCCAGGGCTTCGCCCTCCTGCACATCCCCAAGCTCGACGTGGTGGTGCCGATAGCCGAGGGCATCGACAAGAAGCGGGTGCTGGACCGCGGCATGGTCGGCCACTACGCCGAGGAGGGCGTGAAGACCGCGATGCCGGACGCCAAGAAGGGCAACTTCGGGCTCGCGGGCCACCGCAACACGCACGGGGAACCGTTCCGGTACATCAACCGCCTCGAGCCGGGCGACCCGATCGTCGTCGAGACGCAGGACAAGTACTTCGTCTACAAGATGTCCTCGATCCTGCCGGTGACGTCGCCGAGCAACACGGCCGTCCTGGACGAGATCCCCAAGGGGTCGACCTTCAGGAAGGCGGGCCGCTACATCACGCTCACCACGTGCACCCCGGAGTTCACCAGTAAGTACCGGATGATCGTCTGGGGCACGATGGTCGAGGAGCGGCCGCGCGACCAGGGCAAACCGGAAGCACTCGTCGGCTGA